A single Phragmites australis chromosome 4, lpPhrAust1.1, whole genome shotgun sequence DNA region contains:
- the LOC133914454 gene encoding F-box protein SNE-like, producing MGGAPRRPAEEAEEVTELELRMQLLGGGAYNINDNADLLAEILARLDGRSLAAAACVCRLWAAVARRDAVWEALCLRHVGPAPGPTQPAGPATHAVVAALGGYRRLYRLCLGPALDRLGRAGTLAHAHARAHLSLSLSLSLFSIDCYERLGGGGPGGGAAGRQPPPPSSLLFLCKPVDVS from the coding sequence ATGGGAGGCGCGCCGCGGCGCCCGGctgaggaggcggaggaggtgaCGGAGCTGGAGCTGCGCATGCAGCTGCTGGGTGGCGGCGCCTACAACATCAACGACAACGCCGACCTCCTTGCTGAGATCCTGGCGCGCCTTGACGGCCGCTCGCTCGCCGCCGCGGCTTGCGTCTGCCGCCTCTGGGCCGCCGTCGCGCGCCGCGACGCCGTCTGGGAGGCGCTCTGCCTCCGCCACGTCGGCCCGGCGCCGGGACCCACGCAGCCGGCGGGCCCCGCCACCCACGCCGTCGTCGCCGCGCTCGGAGGATACCGCCGCCTCTACCGCCTCTGCCTCGGCCCGGCGCTCGACCGGCTCGGCCGCGCGGGGACGCTCGCCCACGCGCATGCTCGCGCCCACCTGTCGCTGTCCCTCTCGCTGTCGCTCTTCTCCATCGACTGCTACGAgcgcctcggcggcggcggcccgggcGGGGGCGCCGCCGGgaggcagccgccgccgccgtcgtcgcttCTGTTCCTCTGCAAGCCCGTGGACGTGTCGTGA